Genomic segment of Zootoca vivipara chromosome 4, rZooViv1.1, whole genome shotgun sequence:
ACACTAACACACAGCAGGCCAATCAGCATAGCTTTAAAAATGTTCAAATTTCATTGCTACTGTGGAAGTTCCAAACATGGTTATAAAATGTAATACGCAAAGCACAAAGGCTTGGAAAACAATCctttgcatatttactcagactTAAACCGTACTAAACTTAATGGGGCTTgctgcataagattgcagcctggGCTCCAAAATAAGTGCATGTATTTGTATGTCTTAATTAACTTCTCTTTTATAATATTATCTCACAGAAAAGACCTCAGTTCCATCTGAACTTGTTCAGATTTGAGTTAGATGGTTTATACAAAAGCTGCATTGAAGAGCTTTGAAGTGGCACTGTATGATGATGCTGAGAAAAATACAGTGTCGTGTCTGGATATGCTCAGCATTGGTTTCAAAGAAAGGCAAACCAGTTCTACATCATTTTATCTATCACCATAGACTGCTGTCAGATCTCAGACCTAAAAACATCAAAGACTCTTACAGGCTGCTTAACCTTCAGGAAGGCTGTTCAATGGATGATGTCAGAAATTCATATCGAGACCTTGCTAAGCAATATCACCCTGACAGTGGATCTGCTACAGCAGATTCTGCAACTTTTGTGCAAATAAAAGAAGCATATAGAGTTGTGCTTAACTATATGAACAAGAAAATGAAATCAAGTGAAAACaatgaggaggatgaggaagataAATTCAAATCTAAGACACCACAACatagacagtatttaagttttgaGGGTGTAGGTTTTGGAACTCcaagtcagagagagagacagtataTGCAATTTAGAGTTGATCGGGCTTCTGAACAGGTCATGGAATATCGAAAGCAGAAAATGGAGCGCCAACTTGTAATGAGTGATGCTATGTTAGCTAAAGATGTAAGGCAAAGTAAGAAGGCAAAAATCACTCAAGCGATTGAACGTTTGGTTGAAGACCTCATTCAAGAATCTATGGCAAAAGGGGACTTTGAGAACCTTAGTGGTAAAGGAAAGCCATTGCAAAAATTTTCAGACTGTCCACATATTGATCCTATGACTCACAACCTGAACCGTATTCTGATAGACAATGGATACCAACCAGAGTGGATTCTCATACAGAAAGAAATACGGGAAACAATTGAAAAACTGAGAAAGGATCTGATTGCTTCTAGGAATAAACTGGGAGAGCCAATGACACCACAAAAAGAGAAACAATGGAAGGAATCTTGTGAACAGTTTACAGAAAGCATCCAGGCACTAAACAAAAGAATTAATGACTTCAACTTGGTTGTTCCTATTCTTAGCAGGCAGATGGTACATTTTAATGCTGACAAAGAAATTTCACGTGCACAGGAGAGCTGCAAAAGCCAGATGAAAAGGAATTCTGAAAAGGagacaaagaaaacagaaaatgaaagtgGCAGATCATCTGACATTAAAGccagttttttaaaatggatgAATCTTATTTTGAAATAAGATTACGCTGATAGCCATGTGGTTTAGCTACTAAATGTACACTAAGATTCATATTACTTCCAGAAGACATTACCTTTTTCAGTTTACTGTGTAGgaacaaataaacacatttatacCTGCCAGCATTGTTGTGGTTGGCATTCCTTTATTTTTTAGGTATGTTGAATTaagttttagaaaaataaaatgttagaTTACATTCGCAAACTAGGACAtttaaaaatggaagggaaaacaGACAAGTTTTTGTTCTTGAAGCAAAAGGCAAAAAATGATATTCCTTCCCCACTCATTTTGTGACTTGTaagagaagggagttgggaacataaagaatgagtttgcaAATTCTGTCTGACACAACTGTTGCATATTATTTCATGGTTCCTGCTGTTGTTCCACATCTGTTGCTTTCAGCTGCAAGGTGagaaaaagtgaaaacttggcttcagtattttaaaaatgtatgtttctGGATTTCTCCATTGATGACAATATTGctttcttttcatgcttttagTGCAACTAATGAATATGACCAAGTTAGACCAGTTAATTTCAATGAGTTTGCTTTGAGAAAAGCTTAGCTGAATGCCACCCATCCTAGCCAAGGCAGGGTGGAGTTCCATTGTATTGGGTCCAGAACACTAAATGTACTAAATGTTTGCATGTAGTTCAGCTAGCCTGGGTAGTAAAATATTACCTATTATAATAAAATCATATTTAATAGGAGCTGATGGTTATGATAT
This window contains:
- the DNAJC28 gene encoding dnaJ homolog subfamily C member 28; translation: MMMLRKIQCRVWICSALVSKKGKPVLHHFIYHHRLLSDLRPKNIKDSYRLLNLQEGCSMDDVRNSYRDLAKQYHPDSGSATADSATFVQIKEAYRVVLNYMNKKMKSSENNEEDEEDKFKSKTPQHRQYLSFEGVGFGTPSQRERQYMQFRVDRASEQVMEYRKQKMERQLVMSDAMLAKDVRQSKKAKITQAIERLVEDLIQESMAKGDFENLSGKGKPLQKFSDCPHIDPMTHNLNRILIDNGYQPEWILIQKEIRETIEKLRKDLIASRNKLGEPMTPQKEKQWKESCEQFTESIQALNKRINDFNLVVPILSRQMVHFNADKEISRAQESCKSQMKRNSEKETKKTENESGRSSDIKASFLKWMNLILK